One Roseomonas gilardii subsp. gilardii genomic region harbors:
- a CDS encoding complex I 24 kDa subunit family protein, with amino-acid sequence MSDHAHEGPTQAVGKAEAHHEPASFAFDAESEAQIEKILKRYPAGKEASATIPLLYVVQRQMGRQTGSAWVPRVAMDQVAKRLGMAPIRVYEVASFYFMFNTKPIGRYHLQVCGTTPCWLRGSDDVLRACKDAGHLKGYGDTSADGLFTLTEVECLGGCVNAPVLQVDDDYYEDLDYESTVKLIESLKRGERPPAGSAIGRVCSAPVGGAETLLDIPMVDADGRDLPVKE; translated from the coding sequence GTGAGCGACCACGCGCACGAGGGTCCGACCCAGGCCGTCGGCAAGGCCGAGGCGCATCACGAGCCTGCCTCCTTCGCCTTCGACGCGGAGAGCGAGGCGCAGATCGAGAAGATCCTGAAGCGCTATCCGGCGGGGAAGGAGGCCAGCGCCACCATCCCGCTGCTCTATGTCGTGCAGCGGCAGATGGGGCGGCAGACGGGCAGCGCCTGGGTGCCGCGCGTGGCGATGGACCAGGTGGCGAAACGGCTCGGCATGGCGCCGATCCGCGTCTACGAGGTCGCCAGCTTCTATTTCATGTTCAACACCAAGCCGATCGGGCGCTACCACCTGCAGGTCTGCGGCACGACGCCCTGCTGGCTGCGCGGTTCCGACGACGTCCTGCGCGCCTGCAAGGATGCTGGGCACCTCAAGGGCTATGGCGACACCAGCGCGGACGGGCTCTTCACGCTGACCGAGGTGGAGTGCCTCGGCGGGTGCGTGAACGCGCCGGTGCTGCAGGTGGATGACGACTACTACGAGGACCTGGACTACGAGAGCACGGTGAAGCTCATCGAGTCCCTGAAGCGCGGCGAGCGGCCGCCGGCGGGCAGCGCCATCGGGCGCGTGTGCAGCGCGCCGGTGGGCGGGGCGGAGACCCTGCTCGACATCCCGATGGTGGATGCCGATGGCCGTGACCTTCCGGTGAAGGAGTGA
- the nuoG gene encoding NADH-quinone oxidoreductase subunit NuoG, with product MSEIKTVKVTVDGQQVEVPAGATALQACEVAGKEIPRFCYHERLSIAGNCRMCLVEVEKSPKPQASCAFPVMDGMVIKTDSALVRQARRNVMEFLLINHPLDCPICDQGGECDLQDQAVAYGMDHSRYREAKRAVKDKYVGPLIKTIMNRCILCSRCVRFSAEVAGVQEMGATGRGESMQIGTYVEKALTTELAGNLIDICPVGALTSRPYAFTARPWELTKTDSVDVMDALGAAIRVDARGPDILRILPRINDDVNEEWLGDRSRFSHDALKRKRLDRPWVKRDGRLQPASWHEAFEVIADRLKGVPGERVGAVAGDMADAESLLALRDLMERLGSRNLDCRQDGAAIDASRRAFYLFNSTIAGIDEADAILIVGSNPRLEAPVLNARILKRWNQTALRVAYVGPEALDLTYPAEHLGDGPNLLSGIEVGEGAFAQALRGAKKPMVILGRGALARPDGAAVLAAAWALAGRVGALREDWNGFNLLHQFGGQVGALDLGFLPGEGGKDLGAMLGGGVDLLWLLGADSFDPALIGAGTFVVYQGHHGDRAAARADVILPGVTYLEKNGTYVNTEGRVQRARRAVFAPGEAREDWRIIRAASEIIGRPLPYDDEDAIRAALVRANPVFGRLDAVDAPSCRESNGPRAGGQPLGGAGFVLPITDYYRVDPISRASEVMAECSRVRASAAEPRLASHLAAE from the coding sequence ATGAGCGAGATCAAGACCGTCAAGGTCACGGTGGACGGTCAGCAGGTGGAGGTGCCTGCGGGCGCCACCGCGCTGCAGGCCTGCGAGGTCGCGGGCAAGGAGATCCCGCGCTTCTGCTACCACGAGCGGCTTTCCATCGCCGGCAATTGCCGCATGTGCCTGGTGGAGGTGGAGAAGTCGCCGAAGCCGCAGGCCTCCTGCGCCTTCCCGGTGATGGATGGGATGGTGATCAAGACGGACAGCGCCCTGGTTCGCCAGGCGCGCCGGAACGTCATGGAATTCCTGCTGATCAACCATCCGCTGGATTGCCCGATCTGCGACCAGGGCGGCGAGTGCGACCTGCAGGACCAGGCCGTGGCCTATGGCATGGACCACAGCCGCTACCGCGAGGCGAAGCGGGCGGTGAAGGACAAGTATGTCGGGCCGCTGATCAAGACCATCATGAACCGCTGCATCCTGTGCAGCCGCTGTGTCCGCTTCTCGGCGGAGGTGGCGGGGGTGCAGGAGATGGGCGCCACCGGCCGTGGCGAGAGCATGCAGATCGGCACCTATGTCGAGAAGGCGCTGACCACGGAGCTGGCCGGCAACCTGATCGACATCTGCCCGGTCGGCGCGCTGACCAGCCGGCCCTATGCCTTCACGGCACGGCCCTGGGAACTGACCAAGACCGACAGCGTGGACGTGATGGACGCGCTGGGCGCCGCGATCCGCGTGGATGCGCGCGGGCCGGACATCCTGCGCATCCTGCCGCGCATCAACGACGACGTGAACGAGGAGTGGCTGGGCGACCGCTCGCGCTTCTCGCATGACGCGCTGAAGCGGAAGCGGCTGGACCGCCCCTGGGTGAAGCGCGACGGGCGGCTGCAGCCGGCGAGCTGGCACGAGGCCTTCGAGGTCATCGCCGACCGCCTGAAGGGCGTGCCGGGCGAGCGCGTCGGCGCTGTGGCGGGCGACATGGCGGATGCCGAGAGCCTGCTGGCGCTGCGCGACCTGATGGAGCGGCTGGGTTCGCGGAACCTCGACTGCCGCCAGGACGGGGCGGCGATCGACGCCTCGCGGCGCGCCTTCTACCTGTTCAACTCGACCATCGCCGGGATCGACGAGGCCGATGCCATCCTGATCGTGGGCAGCAACCCGCGCCTGGAGGCGCCGGTGCTCAACGCCCGCATCCTGAAGCGCTGGAACCAGACGGCTCTTCGGGTGGCCTATGTCGGCCCCGAGGCGCTGGACCTGACCTATCCGGCCGAGCATCTGGGCGACGGGCCGAATCTGCTCTCCGGCATCGAGGTGGGCGAGGGGGCTTTCGCCCAGGCGCTGCGCGGGGCGAAGAAGCCGATGGTCATCCTGGGCCGTGGCGCGCTGGCGCGTCCGGACGGGGCGGCGGTGCTGGCCGCCGCCTGGGCGCTGGCGGGCCGGGTCGGCGCGCTGCGCGAGGACTGGAACGGCTTCAACCTGCTGCATCAGTTCGGTGGCCAGGTGGGCGCGCTTGATCTCGGCTTCCTGCCGGGCGAGGGGGGCAAGGATCTGGGCGCCATGCTCGGCGGCGGGGTGGATCTGCTCTGGCTGCTCGGCGCCGACAGCTTCGACCCCGCGCTGATCGGCGCGGGAACCTTCGTGGTCTACCAGGGCCATCATGGCGACCGTGCCGCGGCGCGGGCCGACGTGATCCTGCCCGGCGTGACCTATCTGGAGAAGAACGGCACCTACGTGAACACGGAGGGCCGGGTGCAGCGTGCCCGCCGCGCCGTCTTCGCCCCGGGCGAGGCGCGCGAGGACTGGCGCATCATCCGCGCGGCCAGCGAGATCATCGGGCGGCCGCTGCCTTATGACGACGAGGATGCGATCCGCGCCGCGCTGGTGCGGGCCAATCCGGTCTTCGGGCGGCTGGACGCGGTGGATGCGCCGTCCTGCCGCGAGAGCAACGGGCCGCGGGCCGGCGGGCAGCCGCTGGGCGGGGCCGGCTTCGTGCTGCCGATCACGGACTACTACCGCGTCGATCCGATCAGCCGGGCGAGCGAGGTGATGGCCGAGTGCAGCCGGGTCCGGGCCTCCGCGGCCGAACCCCGCCTGGCCTCCCATCTGGCGGCGGAGTGA
- the nuoH gene encoding NADH-quinone oxidoreductase subunit NuoH, protein MDSFLSSPLGILALTLAQTLALLVPLLIAVAYLTYAERKVLAAMQYRRGPNVVGPFGLLQPFADALKMMTKETIIPTGASRVLFIMAPMITFVLAMLAWAVIPVNDGWAIANINVGVLYLFAISSLGVYGIIIAGWASNSKYAFLGALRSAAQMVSYEVSMGLIIVTVLMCVGSLNLTDIVRAQEHVWFAIPLFPMFIIFFISILAETNRAPFDLPEGESELVAGFFVEYSSMTFGLFFLGEYANMILMSALTTILFLGGWYPPMDVAPLNWVPGPLWFILKILICLFVFLWVRATFPRYRYDQLMRLGWKVFLPFTLGWLVLTAVALKAFGWLPA, encoded by the coding sequence ATGGACAGCTTCCTTTCCTCACCCCTGGGCATCCTGGCCCTGACACTGGCGCAGACCCTGGCGCTGCTGGTGCCGCTGCTGATCGCGGTGGCCTACCTCACCTATGCGGAACGCAAGGTGCTGGCCGCCATGCAGTACCGCCGGGGGCCGAACGTGGTCGGCCCCTTCGGCCTGCTGCAGCCCTTCGCCGACGCGCTGAAGATGATGACCAAGGAAACCATCATCCCGACCGGCGCGTCGCGCGTGCTGTTCATCATGGCGCCGATGATCACCTTCGTCCTGGCCATGCTGGCCTGGGCGGTGATTCCGGTGAACGATGGCTGGGCGATCGCCAACATCAATGTCGGCGTGCTCTATCTCTTCGCCATCTCCTCCCTCGGCGTCTATGGCATCATCATCGCCGGCTGGGCGTCCAACTCGAAATACGCCTTCCTGGGCGCGCTGCGCTCGGCGGCGCAGATGGTGTCCTACGAGGTCTCGATGGGCCTCATCATCGTGACCGTGCTGATGTGCGTGGGGTCGCTGAACCTGACGGACATCGTGCGGGCGCAGGAGCATGTGTGGTTCGCCATACCGCTCTTCCCGATGTTCATCATCTTCTTCATCTCGATCCTGGCCGAGACGAACCGCGCGCCCTTCGACCTGCCGGAAGGCGAGAGCGAGCTGGTGGCGGGCTTCTTCGTCGAATACAGCTCGATGACCTTCGGGCTCTTCTTCCTCGGCGAATACGCGAACATGATCCTCATGTCCGCGCTGACCACCATCCTCTTCCTGGGTGGCTGGTACCCGCCGATGGACGTGGCGCCGCTGAACTGGGTCCCGGGGCCGCTCTGGTTCATCCTGAAGATCCTGATCTGCCTCTTCGTCTTCCTCTGGGTCCGCGCGACCTTCCCCCGCTACCGCTACGACCAGCTGATGCGGCTGGGCTGGAAGGTCTTCCTGCCCTTCACCCTGGGCTGGCTGGTGCTGACCGCGGTGGCGCTGAAGGCCTTCGGGTGGCTGCCGGCATGA
- the nuoF gene encoding NADH-quinone oxidoreductase subunit NuoF codes for MALSDKDRIFTNLYGLHSWQLKEARRRGNWDGTAGIIAKGRDWIIEEMKQSGLRGRGGAGFPTGMKWSFMPKSSPDGRPSYLVVNCDESEPGTCKDRDIVRNDPQTLIEGCLIASFAMGAHAAYIYIRGEYYNEAVILQAAIDEAYEAGLLGANAAGSGWDFDLYLHRGAGAYICGEETALIESLEGKKGMPRLKPPFPAAVGLYGCPTTVNNVETIAVVPTILRRGGAWFAGFGRPKNSGTKVFCIQGHVNKPCNVEAEMSIPMRELIERYAGGVRGGWDNLLCVIPGGSSTPLLPKHICDDVLMDFDALREHKSGLGTAGVIVMDKSTDIIKAIARLSQFYKHESCGQCTPCREGMGWVNRVMWRMVQGRAEIDEIDVLEQVTKQIEGHTICALADGGVWPVQGLIRHYRPVMEARIAEYKQRHAAPSMPPSIPLAAE; via the coding sequence ATGGCGCTGAGCGACAAGGACCGCATCTTCACCAACCTCTACGGGCTGCATTCCTGGCAGCTCAAGGAAGCGCGGCGGCGGGGCAACTGGGACGGCACGGCGGGTATCATCGCCAAGGGCCGGGACTGGATCATCGAGGAGATGAAGCAGTCCGGCCTGCGCGGCCGTGGCGGCGCGGGCTTCCCGACCGGCATGAAGTGGAGCTTCATGCCCAAGTCCTCGCCGGACGGGCGGCCCTCCTATCTCGTCGTGAACTGCGACGAGTCCGAGCCCGGGACCTGCAAGGACCGCGACATCGTCCGCAACGACCCGCAGACGCTGATCGAGGGCTGCCTGATCGCGAGCTTCGCGATGGGCGCGCATGCGGCCTATATCTACATTCGCGGCGAGTACTACAACGAGGCCGTCATCCTGCAGGCGGCGATCGACGAGGCCTATGAGGCCGGTCTGCTCGGCGCGAACGCGGCCGGGTCGGGCTGGGACTTCGACCTCTACCTCCATCGCGGCGCGGGTGCGTATATCTGCGGCGAAGAGACGGCGCTCATCGAATCCCTCGAGGGCAAGAAGGGCATGCCCCGGCTGAAGCCGCCTTTCCCGGCGGCGGTCGGCCTTTATGGCTGTCCCACCACGGTGAACAACGTCGAGACCATCGCGGTGGTTCCGACCATCCTGCGCCGTGGCGGCGCCTGGTTCGCCGGCTTCGGCCGGCCGAAGAACTCGGGCACCAAGGTCTTCTGCATCCAGGGCCATGTGAACAAGCCCTGCAATGTGGAGGCCGAGATGAGCATCCCGATGCGGGAGCTGATCGAGCGCTATGCCGGCGGCGTGCGCGGGGGCTGGGACAACCTGCTCTGCGTCATTCCCGGCGGTTCCTCCACGCCGCTGCTGCCCAAGCATATCTGCGACGACGTGCTGATGGATTTCGACGCACTGCGCGAGCACAAGTCGGGCCTCGGCACGGCGGGCGTGATCGTGATGGACAAGTCCACCGACATCATCAAGGCGATCGCCCGCCTGTCGCAGTTCTACAAGCATGAGAGCTGCGGCCAGTGCACCCCCTGCCGCGAGGGCATGGGCTGGGTGAACCGGGTGATGTGGCGGATGGTGCAGGGCCGCGCGGAGATCGACGAGATCGACGTGCTGGAGCAGGTGACGAAGCAGATCGAGGGGCACACGATCTGCGCGCTCGCCGATGGCGGCGTCTGGCCGGTGCAGGGCCTGATCCGGCACTACCGCCCGGTGATGGAAGCGCGCATCGCCGAGTACAAGCAGCGCCACGCGGCGCCCTCAATGCCCCCCTCCATTCCCCTGGCGGCGGAGTGA
- the nuoK gene encoding NADH-quinone oxidoreductase subunit NuoK produces the protein MLTIGLGHYLAVGAILFLLGIFGIFMNRKNVIVLLMSIELILLSVNTNMVAFSSALGDLTGQVFALFILTVAAAEAAIGLAILVIYFRNRGSIEVEDVSTLKG, from the coding sequence ATGCTCACCATCGGGCTTGGCCACTACCTGGCGGTAGGGGCGATCCTTTTCCTGCTCGGCATCTTCGGGATCTTCATGAACCGGAAGAATGTCATCGTGCTGCTGATGTCGATCGAGCTGATCCTGCTCTCGGTCAACACCAACATGGTGGCCTTCTCCTCGGCCCTGGGCGACCTGACCGGGCAGGTCTTCGCCCTGTTCATCCTGACGGTGGCCGCGGCAGAGGCCGCGATCGGCCTTGCGATCCTCGTCATCTATTTCCGTAACCGTGGCAGCATCGAGGTGGAAGACGTGTCCACCCTGAAGGGTTGA
- a CDS encoding NADH-quinone oxidoreductase subunit D, protein MEVDSHTINFGPQHPAAHGVLRLILEMRGEQVERADPHIGLLHRGTEKLIEYKTYVQANPYFDRLDYVSPMCMEHAFALATERLLGIEAPERAQYIRVLFSEITRLLNHLLNVTTFALDLGATTPPLWGFEQRDRGLEFYEAVSGSHYHANYFRAGGVAKDLPAGLEERIAAWADGLPKFIDELDTLVTGNRIIKQRTVDIGIVSPEEAMAWGFSGPCLRASGCAWDLRKQQPYDVYDRMDFDIPVGRNGDCYDRYLVRIAEMRESVKIIKQCLAQMKPGPVKVQDNKIAPPKRSEMKRSMEALIHHFKLYTEGYHVPEGATYTAVEAPKGEFAVYLVADGTNKPYRCKIRSPGYAHLQATELMTKGHMLADAVAIIGSIDVVFGEIDR, encoded by the coding sequence ATCGAGGTGGACAGCCACACCATCAATTTCGGCCCGCAGCATCCCGCCGCGCATGGCGTGCTGCGCCTGATCCTGGAGATGAGGGGCGAGCAGGTCGAACGTGCCGACCCGCATATCGGGCTGCTGCATCGCGGCACCGAGAAGCTGATCGAGTACAAGACCTACGTCCAGGCGAACCCGTATTTCGACCGGCTCGACTATGTGAGCCCGATGTGCATGGAGCATGCCTTCGCCCTGGCGACGGAGCGGCTGCTGGGCATCGAGGCGCCGGAGCGGGCGCAGTATATCCGCGTGCTGTTCAGCGAGATCACGCGGCTGCTGAACCACCTGCTGAACGTCACCACCTTCGCGCTGGACCTCGGCGCCACCACGCCGCCGCTCTGGGGCTTCGAGCAGCGCGACCGCGGGCTGGAATTCTACGAGGCGGTGAGCGGCAGCCACTACCACGCGAACTACTTCCGCGCGGGCGGCGTGGCGAAGGACCTGCCGGCCGGGCTGGAGGAGCGGATCGCCGCCTGGGCCGACGGGCTGCCGAAGTTCATCGACGAGCTGGACACGCTGGTGACGGGCAACCGCATCATCAAGCAGCGCACCGTCGATATCGGCATCGTCTCGCCGGAGGAGGCGATGGCCTGGGGCTTCTCCGGACCCTGCCTGCGCGCCTCCGGCTGCGCCTGGGACCTGCGCAAGCAGCAGCCCTATGACGTCTATGACCGGATGGATTTCGACATCCCGGTCGGGCGCAACGGCGACTGCTACGACCGCTACCTCGTCCGCATCGCCGAGATGCGGGAGAGCGTGAAGATCATCAAGCAGTGCCTGGCGCAGATGAAGCCCGGCCCGGTCAAGGTGCAGGACAACAAGATCGCGCCGCCGAAGCGGTCGGAGATGAAGCGCTCGATGGAGGCGCTGATCCACCACTTCAAGCTCTATACCGAGGGCTATCACGTGCCGGAGGGCGCGACCTACACGGCCGTCGAGGCGCCGAAGGGCGAGTTCGCGGTCTATCTGGTCGCCGACGGCACCAACAAGCCGTACCGCTGCAAGATCCGCTCGCCGGGCTATGCCCATCTGCAGGCGACGGAGCTCATGACCAAGGGACACATGCTGGCCGACGCCGTGGCGATCATCGGCAGCATCGATGTCGTGTTCGGGGAGATCGACCGGTGA
- a CDS encoding NuoB/complex I 20 kDa subunit family protein, translated as MSDQAVAWNKDALPPGPGQDAVIRGVTGEIQEKGFVIANLDKVVNWARTGSLWPMTFGLACCAVPMIHAYMARYDLDRFGAIPRGSPRQSDVMIVAGTLTNKMAPALRKVYDQMSEPRWVISMGSCANGGGYYHYSYSVVRGCDRIVPVDVYVPGCPPTAEALVYGVLQLQKKIRRTGTILRG; from the coding sequence ATGTCTGATCAAGCCGTTGCCTGGAACAAGGACGCGCTTCCGCCCGGCCCGGGACAGGATGCGGTGATCCGTGGCGTGACCGGGGAGATCCAGGAGAAGGGCTTCGTGATCGCCAACCTGGACAAGGTGGTGAACTGGGCCCGCACCGGCAGCCTCTGGCCGATGACCTTCGGCCTGGCCTGCTGCGCGGTGCCGATGATCCATGCCTATATGGCGCGCTACGACCTCGACCGCTTCGGCGCCATCCCGCGCGGATCGCCGCGCCAGTCCGACGTGATGATCGTGGCCGGCACGCTGACCAACAAGATGGCCCCGGCCCTGCGCAAGGTCTACGACCAGATGTCGGAGCCGCGCTGGGTGATCTCCATGGGCTCCTGCGCCAATGGCGGCGGGTACTACCATTATTCCTACAGCGTGGTACGCGGCTGCGACCGGATCGTGCCGGTCGATGTCTATGTGCCCGGCTGCCCGCCGACGGCCGAGGCGCTGGTCTATGGCGTGCTGCAGCTTCAGAAGAAGATCCGGCGGACGGGGACCATCCTTCGTGGCTGA
- the nuoL gene encoding NADH-quinone oxidoreductase subunit L, translating into MFVGAVFFPLLGSAISGFLGRWIGDKAAQWSTVICMALAAVCGLSAFWQVGLHSQPATVVVTNFIEAGSLSVDWALRYDTLSAMMVGMITLISTLIHLYSVGYMAHDETPSRYFAYLSLFTFAMLMLVTADNLVQLFFGWEGVGLASYLLIGYYYERESANRAAMKAFIVNRVGDLFFMMGMALTFWTFGELGFNEIFAALPEAQGQTIFGFSSIEVIGVLLFAGACGKSAQLVLHTWLPDAMEGPTPVSALIHAATMVTAGVFLMARMSPLMELAPHALTLVTFIGATTAFFAATVGCVQNDIKRVIAFSTCSQLGYMFVAVGVGAYQAAIFHLFTHAFFKALLFLSAGSVIHAMSDEQDIRRMGGIWTKIPVTYVVFWIGNLALAGIPFFAGYYSKDAIMEAAFASGSAIGMYGFVMTMIAAFLTAFYSWRLTILTFHGKPRADHHVMEHVHESPPVMLIPLVLLAVGAVFTGYAFFDLMVGHHWEEFWNGSIVNAETNHIMHAMHEVPEWVPLAPTVMGLSGIALAYVMYMFVPSLPGKLASTFRPIYLFLLNKWYFDELYDFLFVRPCQRLARTLWKVGDAQIIDGMPNGAASLTVEASRGAVKMQTGKLANYAFAMIIGLALFVSIFLLGVMR; encoded by the coding sequence ATGTTCGTCGGCGCTGTCTTCTTCCCCCTGCTGGGCTCCGCTATCTCCGGCTTCCTGGGCCGCTGGATCGGCGACAAGGCCGCCCAGTGGTCCACCGTGATCTGCATGGCGCTGGCTGCGGTCTGCGGGCTTTCCGCCTTCTGGCAGGTCGGACTGCACAGCCAGCCCGCCACAGTGGTGGTGACCAACTTCATCGAGGCCGGCTCGCTCAGCGTGGACTGGGCGCTCCGCTACGACACGCTCTCGGCCATGATGGTCGGGATGATCACGCTGATCTCCACGCTGATCCATCTCTACAGCGTGGGCTACATGGCCCATGACGAGACGCCGTCGCGGTACTTCGCCTATCTCTCGCTCTTCACCTTCGCCATGCTGATGCTGGTGACGGCGGACAACCTCGTCCAGCTCTTCTTCGGCTGGGAGGGCGTGGGCCTCGCGAGCTATCTGCTGATCGGCTACTACTACGAGCGCGAGAGTGCGAACCGCGCGGCGATGAAGGCCTTCATCGTCAACCGTGTGGGCGACCTGTTCTTCATGATGGGCATGGCGCTCACCTTCTGGACCTTCGGAGAACTCGGCTTCAACGAGATCTTCGCGGCGCTGCCGGAGGCGCAGGGGCAGACCATCTTCGGCTTCTCCTCCATTGAGGTGATCGGCGTGCTGCTCTTCGCCGGCGCCTGCGGCAAGTCGGCGCAGCTCGTGCTGCACACCTGGCTGCCGGACGCCATGGAGGGCCCGACCCCGGTTTCCGCGCTGATCCATGCGGCGACCATGGTGACGGCCGGCGTCTTCCTGATGGCGCGCATGTCGCCGCTGATGGAGCTGGCGCCGCATGCGCTGACGCTGGTGACCTTCATCGGCGCCACCACCGCCTTCTTCGCGGCGACGGTGGGCTGCGTGCAGAACGACATCAAGAGGGTGATCGCCTTCTCCACCTGCTCGCAGCTCGGCTACATGTTCGTGGCGGTGGGCGTGGGCGCCTATCAGGCGGCGATCTTCCACCTCTTCACCCATGCCTTCTTCAAGGCGCTGCTCTTCCTGAGCGCGGGCTCGGTGATCCACGCCATGTCCGACGAGCAGGACATCCGCCGCATGGGCGGGATCTGGACCAAGATCCCGGTCACCTATGTGGTCTTCTGGATCGGCAACCTGGCGCTGGCCGGCATTCCCTTCTTCGCCGGCTACTACTCCAAGGACGCGATCATGGAGGCGGCCTTCGCCTCGGGCAGCGCGATCGGCATGTACGGCTTCGTCATGACCATGATCGCCGCCTTCCTGACGGCCTTCTACTCCTGGCGCCTGACGATCCTGACCTTCCACGGCAAGCCGCGGGCGGACCATCACGTGATGGAGCATGTGCATGAGAGCCCGCCGGTGATGCTGATCCCGCTGGTGCTGCTGGCGGTCGGCGCGGTCTTCACCGGCTATGCCTTCTTCGACCTGATGGTCGGGCATCACTGGGAGGAGTTCTGGAACGGCTCCATCGTGAATGCCGAGACCAACCATATCATGCATGCGATGCACGAGGTGCCCGAATGGGTGCCGCTGGCGCCGACCGTGATGGGCCTCTCCGGCATCGCCCTGGCCTACGTCATGTACATGTTCGTGCCTTCGCTGCCGGGCAAGCTGGCCAGCACCTTCCGCCCGATCTACCTGTTCCTGCTGAACAAGTGGTACTTCGACGAGCTGTACGACTTCCTCTTCGTGCGTCCCTGCCAGCGTCTGGCCCGTACCCTGTGGAAGGTGGGTGACGCGCAGATCATCGACGGCATGCCCAATGGGGCGGCCAGCCTGACGGTCGAGGCTTCCCGCGGCGCGGTGAAGATGCAGACCGGCAAGCTCGCCAACTACGCCTTCGCCATGATCATCGGGCTCGCGCTCTTCGTGTCCATCTTCCTGCTGGGAGTCATGCGGTGA
- the nuoI gene encoding NADH-quinone oxidoreductase subunit NuoI, which translates to MATLDSLARGYLLVDIAQGMWLTLKAFFKPKVTLNYPFERQPLSPRFKGEHALRRYPNGEERCIACKLCEAICPALAITIEAEPREDGSRRTTRYDIDMVKCIYCGLCEEACPVDAIVEGPNLEFATETREELLYDKNKLLANGDRWEPLLAARLELDAPYR; encoded by the coding sequence ATGGCGACGCTCGACAGCCTGGCGCGCGGCTACCTGCTCGTGGATATCGCGCAGGGCATGTGGCTGACGCTGAAGGCTTTCTTCAAGCCCAAGGTCACGCTGAACTACCCGTTCGAGCGGCAGCCGCTCTCGCCCCGCTTCAAGGGCGAGCACGCGCTGCGCCGCTATCCGAACGGGGAGGAGCGCTGCATCGCCTGCAAGCTCTGCGAGGCGATCTGCCCGGCGCTGGCCATCACCATCGAGGCCGAGCCGCGCGAGGACGGGTCCCGCCGCACCACGCGCTACGACATCGACATGGTGAAGTGCATCTATTGCGGCCTCTGCGAGGAGGCCTGCCCGGTGGATGCGATCGTCGAGGGGCCGAACCTCGAATTCGCCACGGAAACGCGGGAGGAGCTTCTCTATGACAAGAACAAGCTGCTCGCGAACGGAGACCGGTGGGAACCGCTGCTCGCCGCAAGGCTCGAGCTCGACGCTCCCTATCGCTGA
- a CDS encoding NADH-quinone oxidoreductase subunit C → MADTDSTPSAPLSPLAALGQAITAAAPQGSVLDARVTRRAETAPGELVVRLRREAVLPVMLMLRDDPRFAFEQCMDICGVDWPGRAERFEVVWNLLSLRHNHRVRVIASTDENTPVPSVAAIWPTATWFEREAWDMYGILFAGQTDLRRLLTDYGFEGHPLRKDFPLTGHVEVRYDSERREVVYEPVKLTQEFRQFDFLSPWEGMTTLPGDEKVHLNRLPPPEEGPADEQKEAQK, encoded by the coding sequence GTGGCTGATACCGACTCCACTCCTTCCGCGCCGCTCTCGCCGCTGGCAGCGCTCGGCCAGGCGATCACCGCGGCGGCGCCCCAGGGTTCCGTGCTGGATGCGCGGGTGACGCGGCGGGCCGAGACCGCGCCGGGCGAGCTGGTGGTCCGGCTGCGCCGCGAGGCGGTGCTGCCGGTGATGCTGATGCTGCGCGACGACCCGCGCTTCGCCTTCGAGCAGTGCATGGACATCTGCGGTGTGGACTGGCCCGGGCGGGCCGAGCGCTTCGAAGTGGTCTGGAACCTGCTGAGCCTGCGGCACAACCACCGCGTCCGCGTGATCGCCAGCACGGACGAGAACACGCCGGTGCCCAGCGTGGCGGCGATCTGGCCGACGGCGACCTGGTTCGAGCGAGAGGCCTGGGACATGTACGGCATCCTCTTTGCCGGACAGACCGATCTGCGTCGCCTGCTCACGGATTACGGTTTCGAAGGGCATCCGCTGCGCAAGGACTTCCCGCTCACCGGCCATGTCGAGGTCCGCTACGATTCCGAGCGGCGCGAGGTGGTCTATGAGCCGGTGAAGTTGACCCAGGAATTCCGCCAGTTCGACTTCCTTTCTCCCTGGGAGGGCATGACCACGCTGCCCGGTGACGAGAAGGTGCATCTGAACCGCCTGCCGCCGCCCGAGGAAGGCCCGGCGGACGAGCAGAAGGAGGCCCAGAAGTGA